The Streptomyces sp. NBC_00691 genome has a segment encoding these proteins:
- a CDS encoding class I SAM-dependent DNA methyltransferase, protein MTEPHTLDATRDAYDAIATVYAQQFQDSLRDRPLERAVLGAFAELVRTNGGSDAQVADLGCGPGYVTAHLRGLGLEVFGVDASPVMVELAHAAHPGLRFEIGSMAALDIEDGALGGVLSRWSVIHTPPQDVPDIVAEIARVLAPGGYLLIDFPATDGPHPETQSYDHVVATAYRWHPDSLAALLRDHGLAEVGRTIIEPLPTDRRQFQEIELLARKV, encoded by the coding sequence ATGACCGAACCCCACACGCTGGACGCGACCCGAGACGCCTACGACGCCATCGCGACCGTCTACGCGCAGCAGTTCCAGGACTCCCTGCGGGACCGCCCCCTGGAGCGCGCCGTGCTCGGCGCCTTCGCGGAACTGGTGCGGACGAACGGCGGCAGCGACGCCCAGGTCGCGGACCTCGGCTGCGGGCCGGGCTACGTCACCGCCCATCTGCGCGGGCTGGGCCTTGAGGTGTTCGGTGTCGACGCCTCCCCGGTGATGGTGGAGCTGGCGCACGCGGCCCATCCCGGGCTGCGGTTCGAGATCGGATCGATGGCCGCGCTGGACATCGAGGACGGCGCGCTCGGCGGTGTGCTCTCGCGATGGTCCGTCATCCACACCCCGCCGCAGGACGTTCCTGACATCGTGGCCGAGATCGCCCGGGTCCTGGCACCCGGTGGGTACCTCTTGATCGACTTTCCCGCGACGGACGGCCCGCATCCGGAGACGCAGAGCTACGACCATGTGGTGGCGACCGCCTACCGCTGGCACCCCGACAGCCTCGCCGCGCTCCTGCGCGACCACGGCCTGGCGGAGGTGGGACGCACGATCATCGAGCCCTTGCCCACCGACCGACGGCAGTTCCAGGAGATCGAGCTCCTGGCCCGCAAGGTGTGA